Genomic DNA from Spirochaetota bacterium:
GGCAGCCGTTCATCATGCCGCTGCCGAAGCCGGCCTCCTCACCCGTAACAGGGTTCTGGCATCTTCCTTCCCCGCCCAGTGTGCCGCTGTTCTTCAGATCGCCATCGAACAGGAACTCGATGCGGGGCACGGGTAACGGTGCCTGAGCGAAACAATATGCCGCAACGATGCCGATGACTATCAGCTTTTTCATTACCATTTTCACTACTCCATACGAGGACGATCATATGCAGTATAGTCGTTCGCACTTTTCCGGTCAATGGGGTTTTGAGAATTAACATGGATTTTTCGGCGTGCGCCTCGTGCGCATGCGGCCGCGATCACGGACAAACCGCGCTTTTAGAGCGATACGCCCTGCCGCACAAGCTCGCTCTGCACCACAGCAACATCGACTGTGCGCACCGATCTTCCGCTCTTCGCCGCAACAGCGCCCGCAGTGCCGGCCGCCTGTCCTATCGCCATGGTGTGCGCCATGACGCGAAGGAGGAACGGATCTTCTGCGCTTATGCTCCGCCCCGCGCCGATAATAAGCCCATCGACGGTACGCGGGATGAGCGCACGATACGGTATATCGAACATATCGTTGGTGAACGTCTGCACACCCCAGGCATCCTTCCCCGCATGTTTCTTCACATCGAGCTGAACCGCGCCGCGGGCTATTCTGTCATCGCATGCTGTCCTCTGCGTGCGCATCGCTTTCGTAAAAACAAAGTCGCCATCAAGCCAGCGTGTCGCACGTATGCCGAGATTGTCCGCCGTCTGCGATATGAACGCCCGCTCGAACCCGGGGATGTTCTTATTGAAAAAATCGGCGACGATCGCCGCCATCGTGCGCCCGTCCATTATCGCGTGCGAAATATCATGTGCATTGACACCGCGCGGCAGATCGGTAAGCCCGGTGACGACATGCATCGTGGATCTTTCCGCAATACCGTGCATCTGACAGGCATCGAGCGTGTCATGCACGCCCGCCGTCCGGGTGAATGTTCCTGCGGCGACAGCCTTCTGCACAACGCTTAACTGCATGAAACCGCCGTGCGGGAAAAGGAATGTCCTCGTGTCGCGGTAATGGGCGAGCGCTTCGGCGAATGTCCAGTCGACGTCCATGTATTCCGGGTATTCACCGGGATGTTTTTCAAGATACGTCACGAACGCGTCGATATCGGCATTGCCGAAACGAAAGCACAGGCTGTGCCGCGCCCATGGCGGCTTCGTTTTGAGCGGAGCGCCCGCGCGATGCGCGACCTCGGTCTCGCCGGTGGCATCGATAACGGTTTTCGCGAGTATCACTTCTCTCCCGGATGCGCTTTCGACAATGAGCCCGGCAAGCGTATCGCCTCTCTTTACAACGCCGGATATCATCGTACCGAACTGAACGGCAACGCCGGCATCCGTGAGCATTCGGTCAAAGATGCGCTTGGCCGATTCCACATCGTAGATGATATGGCCCTTATGATCATGCCACTTCTTTCCATAACCTTCGGCTGCCGCAAGCGTATCGGCTATCTCCACAGGTATTCCGGTAACGGCAAGGCGATGATCGGCCGTATAATAGCAGTTGAATATCGAGCAGCAGAGACCTGCCGTCGCAACCCCGCCGGCGTAGCTGTTCCGCTCAATGAGCATGGTCTTCGCCCCCGCACGTGCGGAAGCTGTCGCCGCGGCTATGCCGCCGAGCCCGCCGCCGGCGACAAGGACATCGACCTCGGCGAGTACCGGCAGATCTCGTGTATCATCTATCTTCATTGGCATCTCCTCAAGCACTGACATCATATCATCTCGCACATGAACAAGATAGCTCCGAAGGGAGCAAAGTGAATGGTGATTTCGGCACATCCATGGATATACCGGAACCGCACTCCGTTTATTCCATTCTATTTCCGTTTTATCTATTCCGTATCCCGCATTTTCATGCTATGGTACGGTTATGGAATGTAAGAACGACACACAACCCATCGTTGTCGGTATCGGCGAAATGCTCTGGGATATACTGCCGACCGGCCGCCGCCCCGGCGGAGCACCCGCAAACTTTGCCTGTCATGCGGGGCGCCTCGGCGCACACGCCTTTGCGGTAAGCGCCGTTGGCAATGACGCTCACGGTAACGCGCTCGTGAACGCGCTCACACGAAGCGGTTTGGACCTTCGCTATGTGCAGAGGAATAACAGGCCCACAGGAACGGTGACGGTAACGCTTACGAACGGGATACCGTCGTATGTGATCCATACGAACACCGCATGGGACAATATACGAGCCGGGGGGCTTTCCCGCCTCGCAGGAGCGGCCGATGCCGTCTGTTTCGGGACCCTCGCTCAGCGGAATGCCGTATCACGAAAAGCCATCGGGTCATTCCTTTCGCATGTGCGGCATGACTGCCTTAAGGTGTTCGATATCAATCTCCGACAGAACTATTATTCCGAAGCCGTGATTCGCCGATCGCTTGCATTCGCCAATATATTGAAAATCAACGACGAAGAACTGCCGGTAACGGCAAGGCTGTTGTCCGCGCGCGGCACCGAAGCGTCGATAGTTCGCGCATTGATGAGAGAATTCGATATCGGCATCTGTGTGCTCACGAAAGGGTCGCACGGGGGAATGGTCTACACAAGGAATGATGCTGTTTCATATACACCCAAGCATGTCCGCGTAAAGGACACTGTCGGCGCGGGCGATTCTTTCACCGCGGGATTCACCATCGGTCTGCTTCGCGGCATGGCCGTTTCGGAAGCCGTTGCTGCGGCGAACGATCTTGCCGCTTTTGTCTGTTCACAGAAGGGGGCGATGCCGAAACACCCGGCGCGCATCTCCGCGCTGTTCTCCCCGCGACCCGTCGATTAAAAAACTTACACCGTTTTGCTCCCGCCCGGTCACACCTGCATTCTGTCGCGGTACTGCTGCGGCGTTTCCCCCGCGTAGCGGCGGAACATCCGTGAAAAATAATTCGGCGATTCATAGCCTATCGCTTCGGCGATACGGAATATCTTCTTCTGAGTGTATACAAGCAGCTCCTTTGCCCGAGCGATCCGTGCCGCGTGCACGTAGGCAAGCGGCGTTATACCGAACGCGTTTTTGAACAGCCGCGCCTGATGTTCATAACTGAATCCGAGCGAAGCGATTGCTGTCCGTATCGAGCGATCTCCGCTTTCCGTCGACAGCCGCTCCTGCAGAAAAAGACGCGTCCGCTGCGCGATCGAATAACCGCTCACATCCGCCGCGGGCAGAGGACCGTCATCGGACGAATCAAGGAGCTCAGTGATGAGCTGCAGGAACAGCCCCCGCGCGCGTCGCTGCACGTATGCATCGGGAGCATTCGCCCGTTCAACGATCGCATCGTGCAGATCGTACAGCCGCGCCCTCGACGTGATGCGTCCTGCAAATATCCCCTTGGGCACATATGACGGGGCATTCCTCATGAGCGATGCGTCCGGTCGTGCCGGATGATACGTGACGATGGGTGTCTTTTTATATTCTTCCCATTGCCAATCGAAGTGCACCCAGCGCCGCATGCCGCCCCCGGATCGCGGGCCATGGGTCACATGAAGCACGCCGGGCGGAACGATGATATAAGTATGTTCACCGCAGGGGTACTCCTTCCCGTTAATGACAAGACGATAATCCCCTTTTGAGAACATGACGAGTTGATGGTCGTAGATGATGCGCAGCGGTTCTATGAACTGCGTCTCCGCTTTTCTCGAAATGCCTGCATGCCCGACGCGCACCGTCGGCGCTATGCGTGAGATCCACTGTGTCATGGCGGTATACTATCACACGCCCGGGAACTGTCAATTCTCCGAGAGGAGATGCATATCATTTTCGTGCTACACTTGTCATTCCCCGCTCTTTCTCGGGATGCTCTCCGCAGCTATACTTGAAGCGCATTATCATTGAGGAGGCACATCATGAAACGATACCGGGTAGCACAGGTCGGCTGCGGGAAGCGCGGCGAGATACACGTCAAGGGATTCTCTGAGAACCCCGATCGCTTTGAGATCGTCGGTCTTTGCGATATGGATGCATCGCGCCTTGCCGCCGTGGGTGATGCCTACGACGTGAAGAAGCGATACACCGACCTGGAAACCATGCTCGATGAAACGAAGCCGGATGTATTCTGTTTTGTAACACTTCCGCACGGGCGTCTGTCGATGGTCGAACTCGCCGTGAAGCACCGGGTACAGGGGCTTGCCTTTGAAAAACCGATGGCGACTTCGCTCAGGGAAGCACGCGCCATCCGCGATCTCTGCGCCGCACACGGCATAAAGGCCGTCGTATCGCATCAGCAGAAATATCTTGACTCAATGAGAAAGATGAAGTCCATCATGGACAGCGGGGACATCGGTACGGTGGAGACGATACACGTAAAGGCCGTATCCTGGTTTTCGCAGCTCGGTACGCATCTCGTCGACTATGCGCTCTGGATGGGCGGTGCCAGGGCACGGTGGGTCGTCGGCCATATGAACGGCAGGGACAAACTCACCGATTCACACCCCTCGACCGATTATCTCCTCGGACAGTTCGGTCTTGAGAACGGCAAGCGGGTGATTTTCGAATCGGGATACCTCGCCCCGCGGCAGGAAAGGACCGGCGACACGTACGACATGTTCTGGACGAATAACCGCCTCACCGCATACGGCACGCATGGCTATGCCTGGTCGGAGACCAACGGGCGCTGGGGGGCGTTCACAAAAAGCTCAGGCGGCAGTGTCATCGGCGGGGAATTCGACCGCTGGTCGGACGCGCAGCGCAGATTGCAGACGCCCTATCTTGCCGAGCTTGCCGATTGGCTCGATGATGGCACGAAAGTACATTCATGCAATATCGAAACGGCGTATCACGGATATGAGATCATCGAAGGCATGTGCTTCAGCGCCCTTGACAATACGCGCATCGATCTCCCCCTCGGGGATCTTCCCAACGGCGATGTCATCGATCGCGCGGCGCGTGAAGTCCCCTCGTGCATCGGCAGCGACGGATTCAACGCTGAGACAAAAAAATGGTCGTTCGCGGTATAATACCGGCATCAAACGATCTCTCCAAAGGGGGCGAACAATGATACGATTCGGTGCACCGGTATTCACGGATCCGATAAAAAAAACCGGCGGTGCCGGTGAAAGTCACGGCAGCAGCGCAACAGACCCCGTAGCCCTCGCCCGTGCGGTAAAGAAAAAAGGTTATCGCGCGGCATACGCTCCGCAGGTCGATGTGAACGACCGTGCTGCAGTACGGGCCGTCCGCGATGCGTTCGCCGAAGAAGATATCATGATCGCCGAGGTGGGCTACTGGCAGAACCTCGTCGACACCGATACCGCGGCGCGGGACAGGAATCGAGACACAATGACCGATGCCCTCCGCCTTGCCGACGAACTGGGGGCGCAATGCGCGGTGAATATCTTCGGATCGTACTGCCGCGGCAACGGGAACTCGCGGCATGTCGGGATGAATTTTTCCGATGATGCGTTCGATGAAGCGGTATCGATGGCGCGTTCTTTCATCGATGCGGTCAGGCCGCGCCGGGCATCGTTCTGCTATGAGATGTTCCCGTTCGACATCACCGACTCGCCGGAGAATATCGAGCGTCTGATCGAAGCGGTCGATCGCCCTCTGTTCGGCGTACATCTTGACCTCGTCAATCTCATCAACTGCCCGCGCGCATATTTCAGGAGCGGCGACATCATTCGCGACTGCGTGCGGCGTTTCGGCGGCAGGATCGTATCGGCCCATGCAAAGGATATCCGTATGAAGGAACCCTCCATCAGCGTCATCCTCGAGGAAGTGATGGCCGGCACCGGGGGGCTTGATATCGCCGCATACCTCCATGCGCTGAGCGAACTGCCGCATGATGTTCCGCTCATGCTCGAACATCTTGCCTCCGAAGCTGAATACGATACCGCGGCGGCTCATTACCGATCGGTAGCTATGCAGGAAGGGATATCCCTGTGATTTCACCGGCAGCAGCTATGCTTCCACCGTGATCTTCCTGCAGAGTATCGTCTTACGCTTCACGCCGTCTACATCCGGATAATAGAAGTCGCTGTAGAAAAGTAGCGCGCTGTTACTGTCAAGCGGCATGATCTCCGGATTGTGGCATGCCCCGACCCACTCATGAAAGCTCGGCCTGTCGATCTTTCTGTTGGCGAGACTGCTTCTGTCGTCCGCGGTCATAACGACGAGCGGCTCTGTCCAAGTGGTCCCCCCGGCATCTTCGGCGGCAGAGACGTACATGCCGGGCCTCGCGTAGCAGAGGAGCGTCGCACCGCAGTTAAGCCGGCACAGGCGCGGCAGGATGCCGACGTCCGCGAACTTGCGCGGCTTCGACCACGTGAATCCGCCATCCGTCGAGCGGGATGTGTACATCGGGTCCCACTCCTTGCCGGTATAGGCGAACCAGGTCGACCTGAAGAACCAGACGATCGAGCCGTCGGGCATGAACTCGAAATCGCTGTCGCTGAAACCGCCGCTCTGGTAGGGATATTCATGGCCGTCGGCCTCGTATTCCATATGGGCGCGCCGCGTGAAGGAATGACCGTAGTCCTCGGAGCGGAAAAGTTCCGCCGAGTAATAGGGGCTGTACTTCCCGTTGGCCGGGTTGATATGTCCCTCGCCGGAGAACGCGCTCACCCAGATCGCGCCGTCGGGGCCGATCTTCGTGTTGCCGCGCGGGAATATCGGCTTTAAGATGTTGTCATAGCCGCCGCCCGAATAAACAACGCGCGTCAGATACGGCCAGTCGACTTTGACATGCTCCTCTACGGGTTTAGTCCTGCCTGAGGGCGTCCGCATTGCGAGCCACTCCTTCCTGGAAAGGCTCTCCGGGAGTCTGTCGGCGTTATAGGCCTTTATCTCCAAGCCGCCGAGCCAGTGCGTGATACCGTCGGGGAGAGGGATAGTCCCCTCATCCGCCTTCCTGCTGAAGTCGTAATCGGGTGTGTAGTGGTTCTGCGACGTGAACGTGTATTTCGAGAGGCTTACGCCCGACTCCATCGGGAAGTATATCCTCTCGCCATTCTGGAGAAGCAGTCCGCACTGGGTAGCGATCGCCGCGTCGATCTCCGCCCAATGATCTCCTCCGTCGCGGCTTTCGAACCAGCGGTTCCTCTCGCCGAAGGATTTGATGTCATCATCGGTGACATGCACTGCGACGACGAACCGGTCGCCGAGTTTGTAGGGCCGGGGGAATTGATAGGCTCCCCAGAGCTGCTCTTCGGGCCGGATGCCCCGCACAATGACGTGTTCCTCACCCATGGTCAGTTTCATCGGAACAACTCCTTTGTCACTTCTCAGCTATCTCAAAGAAGAATGCGGGCCCCGTTTTGAGCGATGCTGTATCTATGGCGATCTTCATCCTGCCGCCGTCAGTGCTGACGGGCACTATCTCTTCCTTCCTGCTGCCGTCCAGCCCGAGCGCCCATATCTTTTTGGACGCTGCATCAGCGACCGTGACGGCAACGCGCAGCCTCCCTGTTTCAACGAGGATAGGCAGTTTCCCTAGATTGAACAGTGTCGTCCGGTCGTCGGATGTTTCATGCCCTGTATTGACCGCATCGGTCGAGTAGATGAGCAGAAGATGTTTGCTTTTTGCGACCGCCTCTCCGTCGAGCGATGATAATGCGACCGTTGCAGCCGCAGTTGTTTCCGCAACGGTCATCTGTTTCAGCTCAGCCCGTTCACCCGCATGGAGCGATACGCCCTCGGTGCGCGGCGTAATGACGGTGAAGCGTTTTTGTTTTGCGTCAAGGGTTATTTCCTTCGTGTCGCTCTGAAGGATGCCGTTCGCGCCGCTTGAGATATTATCAGCCGATAGTATCCCGAGCGCTTTCATTTTGTTGATGATAGGATCAATCGCCTTGCTGTCGCCGCTCTCAACGATGTTCGCCGCCCATTGAGAGACATCCATCGTGCTGCTTCCCTCTGCGGGGACTACGATCATGTCGGCTTTCCGGTAGGGGGGTAGTCCCGCCGGTATCGATCCATCATACTGCAGTCCGAAACCGGTGAGCAGCGCGATCTTGCTCTGTTCCCCGTTCATCATGCGGTTCATATTACCGTCGCTGAAAATATAGGCGTCATTCATGACCATAGCGGCCGTATGCGCTGCCGGCGACACGTCACCCCGCTGATACAGGAACGCAGCGATGACCTGTCCCGCACGCGCAACGGGGTCGCGCCCATGATAGAACGCGGTGAGCGGCTGTACTGCGCG
This window encodes:
- a CDS encoding FAD-dependent oxidoreductase, whose protein sequence is MKIDDTRDLPVLAEVDVLVAGGGLGGIAAATASARAGAKTMLIERNSYAGGVATAGLCCSIFNCYYTADHRLAVTGIPVEIADTLAAAEGYGKKWHDHKGHIIYDVESAKRIFDRMLTDAGVAVQFGTMISGVVKRGDTLAGLIVESASGREVILAKTVIDATGETEVAHRAGAPLKTKPPWARHSLCFRFGNADIDAFVTYLEKHPGEYPEYMDVDWTFAEALAHYRDTRTFLFPHGGFMQLSVVQKAVAAGTFTRTAGVHDTLDACQMHGIAERSTMHVVTGLTDLPRGVNAHDISHAIMDGRTMAAIVADFFNKNIPGFERAFISQTADNLGIRATRWLDGDFVFTKAMRTQRTACDDRIARGAVQLDVKKHAGKDAWGVQTFTNDMFDIPYRALIPRTVDGLIIGAGRSISAEDPFLLRVMAHTMAIGQAAGTAGAVAAKSGRSVRTVDVAVVQSELVRQGVSL
- a CDS encoding carbohydrate kinase, encoding MECKNDTQPIVVGIGEMLWDILPTGRRPGGAPANFACHAGRLGAHAFAVSAVGNDAHGNALVNALTRSGLDLRYVQRNNRPTGTVTVTLTNGIPSYVIHTNTAWDNIRAGGLSRLAGAADAVCFGTLAQRNAVSRKAIGSFLSHVRHDCLKVFDINLRQNYYSEAVIRRSLAFANILKINDEELPVTARLLSARGTEASIVRALMREFDIGICVLTKGSHGGMVYTRNDAVSYTPKHVRVKDTVGAGDSFTAGFTIGLLRGMAVSEAVAAANDLAAFVCSQKGAMPKHPARISALFSPRPVD
- a CDS encoding helix-turn-helix transcriptional regulator, with product MTQWISRIAPTVRVGHAGISRKAETQFIEPLRIIYDHQLVMFSKGDYRLVINGKEYPCGEHTYIIVPPGVLHVTHGPRSGGGMRRWVHFDWQWEEYKKTPIVTYHPARPDASLMRNAPSYVPKGIFAGRITSRARLYDLHDAIVERANAPDAYVQRRARGLFLQLITELLDSSDDGPLPAADVSGYSIAQRTRLFLQERLSTESGDRSIRTAIASLGFSYEHQARLFKNAFGITPLAYVHAARIARAKELLVYTQKKIFRIAEAIGYESPNYFSRMFRRYAGETPQQYRDRMQV
- a CDS encoding Gfo/Idh/MocA family oxidoreductase, with protein sequence MKRYRVAQVGCGKRGEIHVKGFSENPDRFEIVGLCDMDASRLAAVGDAYDVKKRYTDLETMLDETKPDVFCFVTLPHGRLSMVELAVKHRVQGLAFEKPMATSLREARAIRDLCAAHGIKAVVSHQQKYLDSMRKMKSIMDSGDIGTVETIHVKAVSWFSQLGTHLVDYALWMGGARARWVVGHMNGRDKLTDSHPSTDYLLGQFGLENGKRVIFESGYLAPRQERTGDTYDMFWTNNRLTAYGTHGYAWSETNGRWGAFTKSSGGSVIGGEFDRWSDAQRRLQTPYLAELADWLDDGTKVHSCNIETAYHGYEIIEGMCFSALDNTRIDLPLGDLPNGDVIDRAAREVPSCIGSDGFNAETKKWSFAV
- a CDS encoding sugar phosphate isomerase/epimerase, translated to MIRFGAPVFTDPIKKTGGAGESHGSSATDPVALARAVKKKGYRAAYAPQVDVNDRAAVRAVRDAFAEEDIMIAEVGYWQNLVDTDTAARDRNRDTMTDALRLADELGAQCAVNIFGSYCRGNGNSRHVGMNFSDDAFDEAVSMARSFIDAVRPRRASFCYEMFPFDITDSPENIERLIEAVDRPLFGVHLDLVNLINCPRAYFRSGDIIRDCVRRFGGRIVSAHAKDIRMKEPSISVILEEVMAGTGGLDIAAYLHALSELPHDVPLMLEHLASEAEYDTAAAHYRSVAMQEGISL
- a CDS encoding sialidase family protein, encoding MKLTMGEEHVIVRGIRPEEQLWGAYQFPRPYKLGDRFVVAVHVTDDDIKSFGERNRWFESRDGGDHWAEIDAAIATQCGLLLQNGERIYFPMESGVSLSKYTFTSQNHYTPDYDFSRKADEGTIPLPDGITHWLGGLEIKAYNADRLPESLSRKEWLAMRTPSGRTKPVEEHVKVDWPYLTRVVYSGGGYDNILKPIFPRGNTKIGPDGAIWVSAFSGEGHINPANGKYSPYYSAELFRSEDYGHSFTRRAHMEYEADGHEYPYQSGGFSDSDFEFMPDGSIVWFFRSTWFAYTGKEWDPMYTSRSTDGGFTWSKPRKFADVGILPRLCRLNCGATLLCYARPGMYVSAAEDAGGTTWTEPLVVMTADDRSSLANRKIDRPSFHEWVGACHNPEIMPLDSNSALLFYSDFYYPDVDGVKRKTILCRKITVEA